Proteins encoded by one window of Venturia canescens isolate UGA chromosome 2, ASM1945775v1, whole genome shotgun sequence:
- the LOC122406615 gene encoding uncharacterized protein — protein sequence MPSGSNITNHAIDQIQTGGGAHQDDAFGDVRPPGIRIELLADSRRYFKRFKVRGKEIIARIVPPPPGCNVLHWLEGAFRDLLTFITGSCNGEDFVGMSFSSDSLPQGSAWLSFRPVRDCTFADIWDLITSIAQSAASLDIIEKFEIKTCIVKGVEGSGRKGLTHEDVAKKSILTIRNNDNLCLPRSLVTALAYAERGEIRTGALHTKWQKIRQLNGSMQLLEATELTNAAGITIPLRGAGVYEITRYQNYLAQDGVAIIVYEFLTLGRRAEPLFDGTHQVLELRGTIRHTLNILYYERSNHFQPILNLRGAVGCRDFCSSCNAQCRRLDHRCKKKKCPRCFTTPPCDTASNNIIECNDCEREFYGIACFNNHVSVILPGKKKAKTSVCATVKRCTVCFKTVRPAEKKKHLCGTAFCKTCRSVQVDNHLCFMRPVHLFEKQGKVLFIFYDFETQQCTPVRGAESTRLHVPNLCVAQRVCAFCSSNNNISEPCVYCGQREFIFRYNPVGSLVNLAMQKVKGFSRTICIAHNAGGFDAQFILRYLIEEKKTQLPSLIMNGTKIISMRLEKLVFLDSLNYFHMPLSALPKAFGLTGPIAKGIFPHLFNKPENQNYVGELPTIDYYSPETMSKNDREKLMTWYRQSKENGYIFDFAKEIVNYCRDDVTILRRACMVFRDMFMTSGRVCPFDESTTIASACFRIYRKNFLKDNTIGIIPTGGYRWAHNQSKKAIAWLVWMEHVLGHPIVHACRGREFKLPQNLLVDGYYETNGISHVLQFHGCYWHGCLRCYPTNRDLKQSDGLSMHERFEKTVIIRNRILSGNHNLKEIWECEYDQMIKENTRMSSFLCNHPLVRTDPLDPRDAFFGGRTENMVTLYDANDMEQIRYVDVCSLYPYICKFGKYPVGHPKVYVGDECKVLTGPHNTDLSRVEGIVKCTVLPPRNLYHPVLPVRMHNRLLFALCRTCCEIMNQNDCMHDDTDDRVFEGTWVVDELQKAISVGYIIMSVSEIWQYEVTQLNRDTQEGGHFTDYINTFLKIKQEASGWPENCLTSDAARKAYIEEFEKSEGIKMNHDSIEKNPGLRSVAKLCLNSFWGKFGQRENLPQTTIVSTRKKLMEMLTSPETIITGILPVNNDILYVNHVKTNDTIEPSGIASSVIAAYTTAQARLKLYSYLELLDKRALYCDTDSVIYVTKNCPDEFEPPTGQMLGDLTDELTCYGKGCYIKSFVSGGPKFYAFVVHNPNGSETEVCKVKGITLNFSNSALINYKSIRSFIVGEREEPVLLQYDAIRRTAFHHVITRTETKKCKPASVKRRRDGEYGSLPYGYCL from the exons ATGCCTTCTGGATCTAATATTACTAATCATGCTATTGACC aaatacaAACAGGCGGTGGTGCGCATCAAGACGATGCTTTTGGTGATGTACGCCCACCCGGTATACGTATTGAACTTCTGGCTGATTCAAGACGTTATTTTAAGCGATTCAAAGTACGAGGCAAGGAAATAATAGCACGGATTGTACCGCCACCACCAGGGTGTAACGTGTTACACTGGTTAGAAGGAGCGTTTCGCGATCTTTTAACGTTCATAACAGGCTCCTGCAACGGTGAAGATTTCGTGGGGATGTCGTTTTCATCAGATAGTTTACCGCAGGGATCTGCGTGGTTATCCTTCAGACCTGTGCGGGATTGTACGTTCGCTGATATATGGGACCTGATAACTAGTATAGCTCAAAGCGCGGCATCACTcgatattattgaaaaatttgaaattaaaacatGTATTGTCAAAGGTGTTGAAGGGTCGGGTAGAAAAGGGCTAACCCATGAGGATGTTGCTAAAAAATCCATTCTGACAATTAGAAATAATGATAACCTGTGTTTACCACGATCATTAGTAACGGCTCTTGCGTATGCTGAACGGGGTGAAATACGCACCGGTGCTTTACACACTAAATGGCAAAAAATAAGACAGCTTAATGGCTCTATGCAGCTGTTAGAGGCAACGGAACTGACTAACGCAGCAGGTATTACTATTCCGTTACGTGGCGCCGGCGTATATGAAATCACTCGTTATCAAAATTATCTGGCTCAAGACGGTGTTGCAATCATtgtttacgaatttttgacCCTGGGTCGGCGCGCAGAACCTTTATTCGATGGTACACATCAGGTTTTAGAGTTGCGGGGTACCATTCGGCACacattgaatattttgtattatgAAAGATCGAATCATTTTCAACCGATCCTGAATCTTAGAGGGGCTGTGGGGTGCAGAGATTTCTGCTCGTCTTGTAACGCTCAGTGCAGACGTCTTGATCaccgatgtaaaaaaaaaaaatgccctCGTTGCTTCACTACGCCTCCGTGTGATACTGCTTCAAATAACATTATAGAATGCAATGATTGTgaacgagaattttatggtatAGCCTGCTTTAATAATCACGTTTCAGTTATCTTGcccgggaaaaaaaaagctaaaaCCAGTGTTTGCGCTACGGTCAAGCGTTGTACCGTGTGCTTCAAAACTGTAAGACCGGcggaaaaaaagaagcatTTATGTGGAACAGCTTTTTGCAAGACATGTAGAAGCGTGCAGGTAGACAATCATCTTTGTTTCATGAGACCTGTACacttatttgaaaaacaaggaaaagtacttttcattttttacgatttcgaaACACAGCAATGCACGCCTGTACGTGGTGCTGAATCTACACGTTTGCATGTTCCTAATTTATGTGTAGCACAGCGTGTCTGTGCATTTTGCAGTAGTAACAACAATATTTCGGAGCCCTGTGTATATTGCGGGCAACGCGAATTTATCTTTCGGTATAACCCTGTAGGCTCGTTAGTCAACCTAGCAATGCAAAAAGTCAAAGGTTTTTCGCGCACTATTTGTATAGCACACAACGCCGGTGGTTTTGACGCACAGTTTATTTTGCGATAtctaattgaagaaaaaaaaacacaactgCCCTCTTTAATAATGAATGGCACCAAAATAATTTCTATGCGCCTTGAAAAACTTGTATTTCTCGACAGCTTAAACTACTTTCACATGCCGCTGAGTGCTTTACCGAAAGCTTTCGGCCTTACAGGACCAATAGCAAAAGGTATATTCcctcatttatttaacaaaccCGAAAATCAGAATTATGTTGGTGAATTACCAACTATAGATTACTATTCGCCTGAAACGATGAGTAAGAACGACCGCGAAAAGCTTATGACGTGGTATCGGCAATCAAAAGAAAACGGCTATATTTTTGACTTTGCAAAGGAAATAGTTAACTATTGTCGGGACGATGTAACGATACTGAGACGCGCTTGTAtggtttttcgtgatatgtTTATGACGAGCGGCCGTGTGTGCCCTTTTGATGAAAGTACAACGATAGCATCAGCTTGTTTTCGTATTTATCgtaaaaactttttgaaagaTAACACGATAGGTATTATACCAACAGGCGGTTATAGATGGGCTCATAATCAGTCAAAAAAAGCAATTGCATGGCTAGTTTGGATGGAGCATGTTCTCGGACACCCTATAGTACACGCGTGTAGAGGTCGTGAATTTAAACTACCTCAAAACTTATTAGTTGATGGGTACTACGAAACTAACGGTATATCACATGTGTTACAGTTTCATGGATGTTATTGGCACGGTTGTTTGCGCTGTTACCCCACAAACAGAGATCTGAAACAAAGCGATGGTTTGTCTATGCATGAACGCTTTGAGAAAACAGTCATCATACGTAATCGAATCCTTTCGGGTAATCATAACTTGAAAGAAATTTGGGAATGCGAGTATGATCAAATGATAAAAGAAAACACGCGAATGAGCTCTTTTTTATGTAACCACCCTTTGGTTAGAACAGACCCCCTAGACCCccgcgatgctttttttggTGGTCGTACAGAGAATATGGTAACACTATATGACGCAAACGATATGGAGCAAATACGTTATGTTGACGTCTGCTCCCTTTACCCgtatatttgtaaatttggAAAGTACCCTGTAGGCCATCCAAAAGTATATGTCGGCGATGAGTGTAAGGTTCTGACGGGACCGCATAATACAGATCTCTCTAGAGTTGAGGGTATCGTGAAATGCACTGTACTACCACCGAGGAATCTTTATCACCCTGTTTTACCAGTACGCATGCATAACCGTCTACTATTCGCATTGTGTCGCACTTGCTGTGAAATTATGAACCAAAACGATTGTATGCATGATGATACAGATGATAGGGTGTTTGAAGGTACCTGGGTAGTTGATGAATTACAGAAAGCTATCTCCGTAGGCTACATCATAATGAGCGTGAGCGAGATATGGCAGTATGAGGTAACGCAATTGAACCGTGATACACAGGAAGGCGGCCATTTTACGGACTATATTAATacctttttgaaaatcaaacaGGAGGCGAGCGGTTGGCCTGAAAACTGCTTAACGAgtgatgctgcacgtaaagcttatattgaagaatttgaaaaatcggaaggaattaaaatgaatcatgattcaattgaaaaaaaccctGGTTTAAGATCCGTTGCTAAGCtgtgtttaaattcattttgggGTAAGTTCGGTCAGCGTGAAAATCTACCCCAAACGACCATTgtttcaacgagaaaaaaattaatggaaatgttgACAAGCCCTGAAACCATAATTACAGGTATTCTGCCTGTAAATAATGATATATTATACGTTAATCACGTTAAAACTAATGATACGATCGAACCATCGGGTATAGCGAGCAGCGTGATAGCTGCTTATACTACCGCTCAAGCTCGCTTGAAGCTCTACAGCTATCTTGAGTTGCTTGATAAAAGAGCACTGTACTGTGATACTGATTCGGTTATATATGTGACGAAAAACTGTCCTGACGAATTCGAACCACCAACGGGTCAAATGTTAGGGGATTTGACCGATGAGTTGACTTGCTATGGCAAGGGGTGTTACATAAAGAGTTTCGTTTCTGGCGGTCCTAAATTTTATGCTTTCGTTGTTCACAATCCTAACGGGTCAGAAACAGAAGTTTGTAAGGTCAAAGGTATAACACTTAATTTTAGTAATAGCGCACTAATTAACTATAAATCAATACGTTCTTTTATTGTGGGGGAAAGAGAAGAGCCTGTTTTATTACAATATGATGCTATAAGACGCACAGCTTTTCACCACGTGATAACGCGCACGGAaactaaaaaatgtaaaccagCGAGCGTGAAACGCCGGCGTGATGGTGAATACGGGTCGCTTCCTTATGGCTATTGTTTGTAG